In the genome of uncultured Sphaerochaeta sp., the window GGGCAGGCTGGTTTGGACTCATATCGGTTTGACTGTACCAGATGGTAGGTCTTTGGGCAAGATTCCGGATTTTCACAAAAGGTGTTGACAAGAATTCACCAATTAGGGTATACAAGAGGACGTTGACGCCGCTTTAGCTCAGTTGGTAGAGCAAAGGACTGAAAATCCTTGTGTCCTCAGTTCAATTCTGAGAGGCGGCAAAACAGAGAGCTCCCCTTCCTTTTGGATGGGGAGTTTTGCTTTGTTGAGGATTGTGTATACATACTAGCCTCTCAGAATTGAACTGAGAGGCTAGTATGTTTAATTATCACATTAAATTATATACTTTCATTGGTTTGTATTTTGAAAGAGTATTATGCAAAATATGTATATTACTCTAATCAACGAGTGTTAGGGTCTGGCGGATTGAACCCAACGAGTTTCTCCATTTTATAAATTATATCAACAACTCTTCCAATTGTTGGTATAGTTGAAAAGTACTAATTAACCAACCTGCAAAATTATGCTTATACTTTTGGTTTCCATCCATAAGCGATTGCATCATCAAAAATCTGCAGAGCGAGCGTACAATGCTCCAACCTAATATTGGACATTTTCCCAGAAGCAACTTTCAGCATCATTCTCAGAGCAGATTGTTTCTTGGTGTCAAGATGAAAAAGATTGTTCTTGCTATCGACAAATTGATACAGCGACAACCATGAAGATTTATAAGGTTCTGCGAGCACTTTATTATACACATCAACTTCATTCGAAATTTTTGTTATTCCTGCAGCATCACTTTCAATAGCCTTTGCATCCATTTTGTTGATGAGATAAGGATCAATCACAGCTGCTGAAATTGAGAAACGAACAACTGCTTCCTTTACTGCGAACAAACAAGCGTCTCTTTTACACCACTGTGTCACATTCTCTACGGTTCGTGTATCATTCGTAATAGTCAAATATACTAAGTGAGCCAATTCGATTAGTGTATTCATCAACCCAGATGAGATACCATTGGCATTCCAAATTTCTTCAAAATTGATTGTATGCAGCGGATACTGCTTAGCTACCAAATCAAAGAAGGATGACAAAGTATAGGAAATCACGTTAGCACGATAGCTTCCTGCCCAATCATGTTTTTTAGGTTGTAACTCAACTTCAATTAAACGATATAAATGGCCTACAACTGCCATTTTTTGATAATAAAGGTCATTGTATTTTGCTTTTCTGGTCTCTACCTGCCAATCTTTCTGTACTTGTTTTGCAAAGTCATTAAAATTGGTACTTGCACCTTTACTAACTATCTGAGGTTTCCCGATATAGATGTTATGAAATTTTGCCAAATCCGTTTTTGTTATGAGCTGGGATTTTGGTCTGCGGTCATAATATTTGCGTCTGTCTGCATCTGTAAGGAACATCGTAGATTGTAGGTATTGCCCCTTCATACGTTCATAGAACCAATAAGTTGAATATGGTATGCCAGGTTCAGGAGGTACAGTTAGTTTTCTAGAAATATTCTCCATTATCAAATGAAATTCGTGATTCGAGAAGAAATCTGCATCTGTTACTTTGTTTTGACTATTTGAGGATTCAGATATTTGCTGAATATCGCTCATGTAATCTGTTGGCTCCGCGTGAATAACGGTTAGTTTCATTGGAACCGAAATATCAGATAAATCAGCCTTAGATTTCTGTTCAGCATAGGCAAGAGAAGCTGTCGTTTGGCC includes:
- a CDS encoding AIPR family protein, whose amino-acid sequence is MTIEKKVLEYRIDLIQKVKVNVLDSGEGPSLQFVKTVIADLSESSMISDPQLFYWKGVSSKRGVILFYGYDFDETDQSLTLFASDYQDSIEPHILTGSDIERLAMQAFRFFEESTTKTHSSFITGTLELQAMDTYDLIKEKLTSELGINKVKVLVLSSGFISTRVNRIPMHEISSGIESETIVWDMQWIYDNIYSRNEIDGVDIAIAEYPEICGSGIPCLSIPQKENDKYECYMAVVPGKLLSSVYRKYGSQLLEGNVRSFLTTKTSVNKKIQGTINSKPEKFFIFNNGIAVTADHVEVQVIAGEKRIMKILGMQVINGGQTTASLAYAEQKSKADLSDISVPMKLTVIHAEPTDYMSDIQQISESSNSQNKVTDADFFSNHEFHLIMENISRKLTVPPEPGIPYSTYWFYERMKGQYLQSTMFLTDADRRKYYDRRPKSQLITKTDLAKFHNIYIGKPQIVSKGASTNFNDFAKQVQKDWQVETRKAKYNDLYYQKMAVVGHLYRLIEVELQPKKHDWAGSYRANVISYTLSSFFDLVAKQYPLHTINFEEIWNANGISSGLMNTLIELAHLVYLTITNDTRTVENVTQWCKRDACLFAVKEAVVRFSISAAVIDPYLINKMDAKAIESDAAGITKISNEVDVYNKVLAEPYKSSWLSLYQFVDSKNNLFHLDTKKQSALRMMLKVASGKMSNIRLEHCTLALQIFDDAIAYGWKPKV